CCATTGCTTGTGGGAATGTTCAAGTGAGTTAGTGTATTCATGTAAACATTTACCTGGAATTTGCAACATGGGTGTATGGGCAGTTCAGCAAAATATTTGCTAAACTGGCATAATTGTCCTTGTGAATTCATTTAGAATATGATGAAAAGTGAGAAAACATGGCTTAAAACAAACAATTGGGTCATAAGAATGCAAAATTTATACTGTGGTCCTTGTTTAGGACTTATTTGTGTTCATTGCTGAAAACTGCAGTCACATTCTCCTATATGTACATTTAGCACACTAATTGCTATATTCAAGAAAAGAATAATGGGTGGCATTTTCTGCAAGTGTTGAAATTCATGGTAGTGGAAGTGCTTGCATGGCTGTTAAACCTACTCTTAACTTGAAACATCCCTTCACAAGTTCTTTAGACCCAGGCTGACTATGAAAGTTGCCAAAACAatctttttgggtttttttttatgGAATTTCTTCTGATGCAGCAACAGACATTCAAAATACAGTAAATGATTTTAATGCTGAGAAGCAAATTAATTGAAATGTTCACTAAACAGAAACAAAAATTGCTCCTGCTTTGAAAATGTAGGCACAAGTTTACAGCCTGATCTAACCACAAAGTTATTCAAACCTTTGGATAACAGGCAGAACAAAGTTAGTGAGTAACAGTGGGTTGGGTATAGCATCCACTGACTGTacaacaaatagagaaagctcagGCAAAGTATGAATACATCTCTAAGTCATACACCAAATAAGTCACAATCTTTTGCACTAAAAAATTGTATCCTTCCTCATAAAGTCAATACTTCTATACAATTTCAGGAAATTTCATAGCATTGTATTCTATGGGAAATGCCCCAAGACAAAATGCTTGGACAAGTTGCCATTGCTGGATACAACTAAAAGTCTTTAAGAGCATGTTGGCTAAGTTTCTGCATTCAGTATTCTGGGTCATTGATCCAGAGATGCAAGTTTGAATCCCAATATTGCAGCTGGGCATTAAATTTATGAAATTAAGTTTAAAGAACTGAGTTGTCAGAAATCATGAAACCATTGGATTACTGCCAAAAGCCATTTTGCTCCCCATTGTTATTCAGGAAAGGTAATCTCCCACATTTACCCCAGAACAGAAAACTCTACAAAAGATGGTGaagacagcccagtccatcacatgcACAGCATCATTTAGCACATTTACAAGAAGCTTCTCCCTTCTCGCtattaccatcgggcaggaggtccaggagtcttgggtcccacaccactatcaagctcctgaaccagcgaagataactttactcatctcaatgctgaactgactgcacaacttacagattcactttcggggagtctacaactcatgttcttcgtattatttatttacttattttttatttattattggcacgatttgtcctcttttgcacattggatgttgtcTGTCTCTGTAATTTAAAGTTTTTTCATAAACTCAATTGTattactttattttcctgtaaatgcctgcacgtaaatgaatctcaaggtagtatatgaccatatacatactttgataataaatttaaattgaactttgaatttagctAGTAACTGCAGACCCACCAATCTGTCTGACTCCACCTTCCATTCAAAGGCAAGTAGCAAATTGCCAGTGTGATCCACACCTCATAAAGGAATGAATAAAGATTTAATCGAGAAAGCTGTGTTCATCTGAAAATGCATTTGGGAAGCAAAAATGAAGTTTGGAGGTTAATGGGCCTTTGGTCTTAGGGACGGTACAGCATGAGCAAATCGATAGTCCATGAATCTATTTTCCACTGGCTTAGAGAAATGGCTGGGATGTAAAAAGATCACCAGTTTATGGCCACACATTTTGTACTATTGCTAAACTGCAAATTCAGCCTCTTGGTTTTAATTGCTACAACTTCCTCATAAGTAAAAGCATTATGCTAGCAATGTGAGAAACTCAAAATTATGAAGCATTAAGCATACACATAAGCCACTTAAAGGTTAATGTAATCATCACTGTAGAGGCCACATTCACAGGCTCTTTATTGGAAGAATGTGCCTTAGAGTTCCATCTATAAATTCCCCAGTTCTATGACTTAATTTCCATATCACATAAACAACAGAAGTAAAACCTGTCATTTCTACTTATAGTCTTATAGTTCTAATTATACATAAATGAGAAGTTAAATTGAGGCATTTTTTATTTCATCAATTTCAGCCCAAATTGTGTCATTCATTAATTTTGTAATATTTGTCTACTTTTAGGCCCTAAACCTCCAGATATATATGGGGAACGAATTGACCGTTTAGAAGATGAAATGCGACGATTTTCACAATCAGTTGAGAAACTCCAAACAATGGTCAGTGGAATCAGTGATAGCCTCAGGCTATCGATTCAGGAGGATACCAACAAAATGATTGTTTCGTTGCTAAATAATCTGAAATACCCTGATGCTGCAGTTGGCTTTGGATATATAACCGATGGCCTAGAAAACCTGACTAAAGGGGAACCAACATATCCACCAGCAATGGGAGACTTGGTGGCTAAAGTGacagaagttaaggatgtattgAAAACAAAGAGTGACTTGCTTGATGAAGTTCATGGGATGGTGATTGGCCACGATGGACAACTCAGACAACTACTGGAGGCCAGTAGACCCTCTTCACCTTTAGTCACTGAGAACTTAATTGGTCCTTACATAGATGCCAAACTCACCAAGTTCAGAGGGGACCTATTGGATGGCTTTGAAAACAAGTTTACAGGTGTCCAAACCGACTGTGATTACAAGGTAAAGCTGGTCCAACAGCAGTGCGATGAACTAAAAAGTATAAACCAAAGACTTCAGGAAACAATAGATGGAAAAGAATCTGACCTGAAGAAGGAGATTAATAATTTACAAACTCAAATTGATGGATTGGCTGTAACTGAAAATTGTTGTGACACTGTTAAGTATTTGACAGACAAAGTCACCGCCTTGGAACAAAAACTACGTGAGATCTCCGACAATCAAAAGTCATTAACAACTCGATTTGAGAATGAATTACCACAGTTCTCCACCATTCACATAGAAAATATCCATGATAGTAGGTTGGATGACATTGAGGCTAAAATCAACACAACAGAGAAAAGCTTAGAAGAAAATTGCTTGAACATTGAAAACAACATTAAGGAGTATTTTGGGACTGAATTGGATGGAATGAAAACAATTATGCACGATAAGCTGAAGGAGATCGAGAGCCGGGTTACCATTATAGTTGAAGAAATAAGCAATGTAACTACACCTGCAAACCTAGAGGGAGTAGTAATTCCAATGCTAGAAACAGAAATTGCTACTATTAAAAAGCAAAATCACGATGGTCTGGATAACTTGGAGGGGAGAATTATAGCTCTGGAAAATCAGTGTACCTCAGTTATTAGCGACATTGAAATTCTCAGAACAGACGTTGATGGCTGTCAGAAAAACTGCCGAGATATTGTGGCCCAGCTGGATAAGAACTCCGGCCTGCTCAACAGGCTTAACTATTCCATGTTTGAAATACAAAGGAAAATTAAAGAGGAAGAAGAATCCAGTGGAGTGCAGGGAGAAATTACTTTACTGAAGATCAACATCAACTCAGTTAACAAAACCCTGAAAGGAATTAAAGAGGCTGTCAGCCGATACGCTGACGATTTTGCCAATGCCAATTCAACCTGGGATGAACACGACCGCAAAATGACAGATGAAGTTCATCTAATTCAACAGATACTGACTAGCCAAGGTTCCCAGCTTATGTTTAATGGCAAGCGTGTCCATGAGCTCAAAGGAGATCTTCAGCGAATTAACCACAGGGTTATGTCAGATCTCCATAACTGCAAGCACAGTGCTCAAGACATCCAGAAG
The sequence above is drawn from the Mobula hypostoma chromosome 2, sMobHyp1.1, whole genome shotgun sequence genome and encodes:
- the LOC134360328 gene encoding EMILIN-3 isoform X1; this translates as MLESASASSSVILCCLVALTLLTLMEAKGNFYAPYRYNLFTSGTSPSLKGAGRSTARHKNYCAYIVKKNITCTMQDGTDTFVKAEYHQCAWGQLKCPGVVIYRTFLKPRYKIGYKTVTELEWRCCPGYSGDACQEGPTIGVPELGPSYPGPRKGYYGPKPPDIYGERIDRLEDEMRRFSQSVEKLQTMVSGISDSLRLSIQEDTNKMIVSLLNNLKYPDAAVGFGYITDGLENLTKGEPTYPPAMGDLVAKVTEVKDVLKTKSDLLDEVHGMVIGHDGQLRQLLEASRPSSPLVTENLIGPYIDAKLTKFRGDLLDGFENKFTGVQTDCDYKVKLVQQQCDELKSINQRLQETIDGKESDLKKEINNLQTQIDGLAVTENCCDTVKYLTDKVTALEQKLREISDNQKSLTTRFENELPQFSTIHIENIHDSRLDDIEAKINTTEKSLEENCLNIENNIKEYFGTELDGMKTIMHDKLKEIESRVTIIVEEISNVTTPANLEGVVIPMLETEIATIKKQNHDGLDNLEGRIIALENQCTSVISDIEILRTDVDGCQKNCRDIVAQLDKNSGLLNRLNYSMFEIQRKIKEEEESSGVQGEITLLKININSVNKTLKGIKEAVSRYADDFANANSTWDEHDRKMTDEVHLIQQILTSQGSQLMFNGKRVHELKGDLQRINHRVMSDLHNCKHSAQDIQKEVSQVDRRVAEMESVCSKLNALAASLDFIKDALDNHAGDLWSYLDQMNGTLVIHGQEITGLKDSVRECRTKISGIGEQPLFGLQEPIGPSGASGNKGLTNHVVFSVGLTEEPFTADNGVVRFNKILINDGGHYAPNTGVFTVPHSGQYFISAVLTPQRNERIEAVLTVSNVSIAQVDTAGYRTERLEISVDENEDHPGGGLAVFSLILRLKAGDEVSVVVMSGKLAYTRTEELYSTFSAILWNDSPMHS
- the LOC134360328 gene encoding EMILIN-3 isoform X2 yields the protein MLESASASSSVILCCLVALTLLTLMEAKGNFYAPYRYNLFTSGTSPSLKGAGRSTARHKNYCAYIVKKNITCTMQDGTDTFVKAEYHQCAWGQLKCPGVVIYRTFLKPRYKIGYKTVTELEWRCCPGYSGDACQEGPTIGVPELGPSYPGPRKGYYGPKPPDIYGERIDRLEDEMRRFSQSVEKLQTMVSGISDSLRLSIQEDTNKMIVSLLNNLKYPDAAVGFGYITDGLENLTKGEPTYPPAMGDLVAKVTEVKDVLKTKSDLLDEVHGMVIGHDGQLRQLLEASRPSSPLVTENLIGPYIDAKLTKFRGDLLDGFENKFTGVQTDCDYKVKLVQQQCDELKSINQRLQETIDGKESDLKKEINNLQTQIDGLAVTENCCDTVKYLTDKVTALEQKLREISDNQKSLTTRFENELPQFSTIHIENIHDSRLDDIEAKINTTEKSLEENCLNIENNIKEYFGTELDGMKTIMHDKLKEIESRVTIIVEEISNVTTPANLEGVVIPMLETEIATIKKQNHDGLDNLEGRIIALENQCTSVISDIEILRTDVDGCQKNCRDIVAQLDKNSGLLNRLNYSMFEIQRKIKEEEESSGVQGEITLLKININSVNKTLKGIKEAVSRYADDFANANSTWDEHDRKMTDEVHLIQQILTSQGSQLMFNGKRVHELKGDLQRINHRVMSDLHNCKHSAQDIQKEVSQVDRRVAEMESVCSKLNALAASLDFIKDALDNHAGDLWSYLDQMNGTLVIHGQEITGLKDSVRECRTKISGIGEQPLFGNKGLTNHVVFSVGLTEEPFTADNGVVRFNKILINDGGHYAPNTGVFTVPHSGQYFISAVLTPQRNERIEAVLTVSNVSIAQVDTAGYRTERLEISVDENEDHPGGGLAVFSLILRLKAGDEVSVVVMSGKLAYTRTEELYSTFSAILWNDSPMHS